A single region of the Geobacillus subterraneus genome encodes:
- a CDS encoding acyl-CoA carboxylase subunit beta: protein MGSLRQLTDELMAKKARAALGGGAENIAKQHEKGLLTARERIDRLVDAGTFIEFGRLNASDQPALAETTYGDGLVAGIGKVNGRPAVIIAGDKTVLAGTEGSVHLRKSRQMHALAVRNGLPMFFLHEGGGLRMPDGMGSDGISDKLFPRELLTHHRQVPTMAAILGDSYGGPTWTAVSCDFVTQLKGTCMAIVGPRMLELANGQRVAPDELGGVDIHHQYTGQIDADGETEAECIEQLKRFFSYMPQNANERPPMRKTDDDPYRMVEEVFSILPDRQSRVYDMRRIITCLVDDGDYFEYQKQFGKALITTLAHLNGHVVGIIANQPNQYAGAPGPQECQKATEFICLCDSYHIPLIFLHDTPGFRVSVEAEKAKMATKIMVWNQALALTTVPKISVVIRKSIGAAYGNMCGPGMGGDVVVAWPSAEINFTGPEVGVNVVYGRELERADNPHERRQELLKQWSFDSSPYEAARKHLIDDVIHPAKTRKFLCQTLEYLLTSKREKSERLLAAWPTGF from the coding sequence ATGGGGAGTTTGCGGCAATTAACAGACGAACTGATGGCGAAAAAAGCACGCGCCGCGTTGGGCGGCGGCGCGGAGAACATCGCTAAGCAGCACGAGAAAGGGTTGCTAACTGCTAGAGAGCGGATCGACAGGCTTGTGGATGCAGGAACCTTTATCGAGTTTGGACGGCTGAACGCGTCCGACCAGCCCGCCTTGGCAGAAACAACGTATGGAGACGGGCTTGTCGCCGGCATCGGCAAAGTGAATGGCCGCCCGGCGGTCATTATTGCCGGGGATAAAACGGTGCTCGCGGGAACAGAGGGGAGCGTTCATTTGCGCAAGTCGCGGCAGATGCATGCATTGGCTGTGCGCAATGGCTTGCCGATGTTTTTCCTCCATGAAGGCGGCGGGTTGCGCATGCCGGACGGGATGGGGTCGGACGGAATCAGCGATAAACTGTTTCCACGCGAGCTGCTCACCCACCACCGGCAAGTGCCGACGATGGCGGCAATTTTGGGAGACAGCTACGGCGGTCCGACATGGACGGCGGTGAGTTGCGATTTTGTCACGCAGCTGAAGGGGACATGCATGGCGATCGTGGGGCCGCGTATGCTCGAATTGGCGAATGGGCAGCGCGTCGCGCCGGATGAGCTCGGCGGCGTAGACATCCACCATCAATATACCGGACAGATTGACGCCGATGGCGAGACGGAGGCAGAATGCATCGAGCAACTGAAACGATTTTTTTCATACATGCCGCAAAATGCGAACGAGCGGCCGCCGATGCGGAAGACGGACGATGATCCATACCGGATGGTGGAGGAAGTGTTTTCGATTTTGCCGGACAGACAGAGCCGTGTCTATGATATGCGGCGAATCATCACCTGCCTTGTCGATGATGGCGATTATTTTGAGTATCAGAAACAATTTGGCAAAGCGCTGATCACCACCTTGGCACATTTGAACGGCCATGTCGTCGGCATCATCGCCAATCAGCCCAATCAATATGCAGGAGCGCCTGGGCCGCAGGAATGCCAAAAGGCGACGGAATTTATTTGTTTGTGCGACTCGTATCATATTCCGCTTATTTTTTTGCATGACACGCCGGGGTTTCGCGTCAGCGTCGAGGCGGAAAAAGCGAAAATGGCGACGAAAATCATGGTGTGGAATCAGGCGCTGGCACTAACCACCGTCCCGAAAATCTCGGTTGTCATCCGCAAAAGCATCGGGGCGGCGTACGGCAATATGTGCGGGCCGGGTATGGGAGGAGATGTGGTCGTCGCTTGGCCGAGCGCGGAAATCAATTTCACCGGTCCGGAAGTTGGAGTGAATGTTGTATACGGCCGCGAGCTTGAACGCGCCGACAACCCGCATGAGCGGCGTCAAGAGTTGCTTAAGCAGTGGTCGTTTGACAGCTCGCCGTATGAGGCGGCGCGCAAACATTTGATCGACGATGTCATCCATCCAGCAAAGACGCGGAAATTCCTTTGCCAGACACTTGAATATTTGCTTACATCCAAGCGCGAAAAAAGCGAGCGCTTGCTCGCCGCTTGGCCGACGGGGTTTTAA
- a CDS encoding autorepressor SdpR family transcription factor, with amino-acid sequence MSFNEAFKAIADPTRRKILTLLRTGDLTAGEIASHFDMQKPSVSHHLKILKQADLVQDRREGQHIYYSLNTTVFQDLLRWFYDFVEKGERHDER; translated from the coding sequence TTGTCGTTCAACGAGGCGTTTAAAGCGATTGCTGATCCGACGCGCCGAAAAATTTTAACGTTGCTGCGAACGGGGGATTTGACGGCAGGGGAAATCGCTTCGCACTTTGATATGCAAAAACCGAGCGTATCGCATCATTTGAAAATTCTAAAGCAGGCTGATTTGGTGCAAGACCGGCGTGAGGGACAGCATATCTACTACTCTCTGAACACGACAGTGTTTCAAGATTTGCTTCGCTGGTTTTACGATTTTGTCGAAAAGGGGGAGAGACATGATGAACGTTAG
- a CDS encoding SdpI family protein produces MMNVSRLTIVLTVLAYFLSVAALPYLPDQVAIHWNASGEADGFSSKWFGALLLPVLMTVFTLLMAVLPKLDPKRENYARFQKSYRIVNAALSCFFLALHAVTLAYNLGFSIDVGAAVPLAIGGLFLVIGNYMPKIKHNYFIGIRTPWTLASETVWHKTHRLGGKVFTAMGILSMLTAFWRGEMRAVLFLVIIVVGNLYLIVRSFLYEQQEQRNRS; encoded by the coding sequence ATGATGAACGTTAGCCGGCTGACGATCGTGTTGACGGTTCTCGCTTATTTCTTGAGTGTGGCCGCCCTTCCGTATTTGCCGGATCAAGTGGCGATCCATTGGAACGCATCAGGGGAAGCTGATGGCTTCAGCAGCAAATGGTTTGGCGCGTTGCTGCTGCCCGTTCTCATGACGGTGTTCACGCTTTTAATGGCGGTCTTGCCGAAGCTCGACCCGAAAAGAGAAAACTACGCCCGCTTTCAAAAAAGCTATCGTATTGTCAATGCGGCGCTTTCCTGCTTTTTCTTGGCGCTGCATGCCGTGACATTGGCGTACAACCTTGGATTTTCCATCGATGTTGGGGCGGCCGTGCCGCTTGCCATCGGCGGTCTGTTTCTTGTCATCGGAAATTATATGCCGAAAATCAAACACAATTATTTCATCGGCATTCGCACACCGTGGACATTAGCGAGTGAGACGGTTTGGCATAAAACGCACCGTCTTGGCGGCAAAGTATTTACCGCGATGGGGATTTTGTCGATGCTCACCGCGTTTTGGCGCGGAGAGATGAGGGCTGTTTTGTTTCTCGTCATCATCGTTGTCGGCAATTTGTATCTCATCGTTCGATCGTTTCTTTATGAGCAGCAAGAACAGCGCAACCGTTCATAA
- a CDS encoding YhfC family intramembrane metalloprotease has translation MGMIGAAVQLSISLFVPVGLAWYGRKKGWLSWKALGIGALMFFVFSQVLEKALHIAVLEPGRPALKGTDSVWLFVLYAALAAGVFEEIGRYVGFRWLLKQNRTYGDGLSFGLGHGGVEAMLLGVFGAVNAIVLLSLIQSGAFDKTIAPSLPAGQAELIKEQVLHTPLAMYVLGGFERLFALAVHVALSLLVLLGVRQRQFRYVLYAILLHAAMDVLPALYQAKVVKNIWVVEGVLLIWAVAAVSFIRRIKPAFAQGGEER, from the coding sequence GTGGGAATGATCGGTGCGGCGGTGCAGCTCTCCATTTCATTGTTTGTTCCAGTTGGTCTCGCATGGTACGGAAGAAAAAAAGGATGGCTTTCGTGGAAAGCGCTCGGCATCGGAGCGCTGATGTTTTTCGTGTTTTCACAAGTGTTGGAAAAAGCGCTTCACATCGCTGTCCTTGAACCAGGACGGCCGGCGCTGAAAGGGACGGACAGCGTTTGGCTCTTTGTGTTGTACGCCGCGCTGGCCGCCGGTGTGTTTGAGGAAATCGGCCGTTATGTCGGGTTTCGCTGGCTGTTGAAACAAAACCGGACGTATGGCGACGGCCTGTCATTCGGGCTTGGGCACGGCGGGGTGGAAGCGATGCTGCTTGGCGTGTTTGGCGCTGTGAACGCGATTGTGCTTCTGAGTTTGATTCAATCAGGCGCCTTCGACAAAACGATCGCCCCGTCGCTCCCGGCAGGCCAGGCGGAGCTGATCAAGGAACAAGTGCTGCACACGCCGTTGGCAATGTACGTGTTGGGCGGCTTTGAACGGCTGTTTGCTTTGGCGGTGCATGTGGCGCTGTCGCTCCTTGTTTTGCTTGGCGTGCGCCAGCGGCAGTTCCGTTATGTCCTGTACGCGATTTTGCTTCACGCGGCGATGGACGTCTTGCCGGCGCTCTATCAAGCGAAAGTGGTCAAAAACATTTGGGTGGTCGAGGGAGTGCTGCTCATTTGGGCGGTTGCGGCGGTTTCGTTCATCCGCCGGATCAAACCGGCATTCGCACAGGGGGGAGAGGAACGATGA
- a CDS encoding VOC family protein, which yields MIRIKRLDHVQICIPFGAEDEARAFYTDVLGFQEIEKPESLKANGGLWYKVGDIELHIGAENRDGYNSKSHPAFEVEDVEAARRYLESQGVVTQDEKPIPGVKRFSFRDPFHNRIELLEKV from the coding sequence ATGATTCGGATCAAACGGCTTGATCATGTGCAAATTTGTATTCCATTTGGCGCTGAAGATGAGGCGCGGGCGTTTTATACGGATGTGCTCGGTTTTCAGGAAATCGAAAAACCTGAGTCGCTGAAGGCAAACGGTGGGCTTTGGTACAAAGTCGGCGATATCGAGCTCCATATTGGAGCAGAAAACCGCGACGGCTACAACAGCAAAAGCCACCCGGCGTTTGAAGTGGAAGATGTCGAAGCCGCGCGCCGTTATTTGGAATCACAAGGCGTCGTGACGCAAGATGAAAAACCGATCCCAGGGGTGAAGCGTTTTTCCTTTCGCGATCCGTTTCACAACCGGATCGAGTTGTTGGAAAAAGTGTAA
- a CDS encoding small acid-soluble spore protein H, producing the protein MDARRAQEIASSPVMANVTYNGQRIYIEHVDQQKGMATIHPLDNPNQKQSVPVASLEEHS; encoded by the coding sequence ATGGATGCTCGTCGGGCGCAAGAAATCGCCTCATCGCCAGTGATGGCGAATGTCACGTACAACGGCCAGCGCATTTACATTGAGCATGTCGATCAGCAAAAAGGGATGGCAACCATCCATCCGCTTGACAATCCGAATCAAAAACAAAGCGTGCCGGTCGCCAGCTTAGAAGAGCATTCGTAA
- the bioF gene encoding 8-amino-7-oxononanoate synthase — protein sequence MKTEICFELNKLEQKAQKRQLCRAEASGASVILNGKPMLNLASNNYLGLADDQRLIEAGCEAMQRYGAGAGASRLVVGNHPLYERAEAALKQWKQAEAALIFNSGYTANIGVLTALIRRDDLVFSDEWNHASLIDGIRLSKAACFRYRHNDVDQLEALLRQSPPGKRKWIVTDAVFSMDGDLAPLSELVELKRRYRAMLVVDEAHSGGVFGPNGEGLLCHFGLEKEENVIAIGTFSKALGSFGAYVTGEPWLIDYLINSARSFIFTTALPPAVLAANEAAIHIVQSEPERRGRLHALSERFRTKLTQLGFGTGGSETPIVPVIVGPNDQAVAMSELLQEADIAAIAIRPPTVPEGTARIRFSVTAAMTAEDVDMAVDRIAWAGRQIGLIS from the coding sequence ATGAAAACAGAGATTTGTTTCGAGTTGAACAAACTAGAGCAAAAAGCGCAAAAACGCCAGCTGTGCCGAGCGGAGGCATCAGGCGCTTCGGTCATCCTAAACGGAAAGCCGATGTTGAATTTAGCGTCCAATAATTATTTGGGGTTAGCGGATGACCAACGGCTCATTGAAGCGGGCTGCGAGGCGATGCAAAGGTACGGGGCTGGGGCGGGGGCATCGCGGCTCGTCGTCGGCAACCATCCGCTGTACGAACGGGCCGAAGCTGCGCTGAAACAGTGGAAACAAGCGGAGGCTGCGCTCATTTTCAACAGCGGTTATACCGCGAATATCGGTGTGCTGACGGCGCTGATTCGCCGCGATGATCTCGTCTTTAGTGACGAGTGGAACCATGCAAGCTTAATTGACGGGATTCGCCTGAGCAAAGCCGCCTGTTTCCGCTATCGGCATAATGACGTCGATCAGTTGGAAGCATTATTAAGGCAATCTCCGCCGGGCAAACGAAAATGGATCGTCACCGATGCTGTCTTCAGCATGGATGGCGATCTGGCGCCATTATCGGAGCTTGTCGAGCTGAAACGGCGCTACCGCGCGATGTTGGTTGTCGATGAAGCGCACAGCGGCGGGGTGTTTGGACCAAACGGCGAAGGGCTGCTTTGTCATTTCGGGCTTGAGAAGGAAGAAAATGTGATCGCCATCGGCACCTTCAGCAAAGCGCTCGGCAGCTTCGGGGCGTATGTAACTGGCGAGCCGTGGCTGATCGACTACTTGATAAACAGCGCCCGCAGCTTCATTTTTACGACCGCCTTGCCGCCCGCTGTCCTTGCGGCCAATGAAGCGGCCATTCATATCGTCCAATCCGAGCCGGAGCGGCGCGGGCGTCTGCATGCCTTAAGTGAACGGTTCCGCACGAAACTGACACAGCTCGGCTTTGGCACCGGCGGCAGCGAGACGCCGATCGTTCCCGTGATCGTCGGTCCGAACGACCAAGCTGTGGCGATGAGCGAGTTGCTGCAGGAAGCGGACATTGCCGCCATCGCCATCCGGCCGCCGACCGTCCCTGAGGGAACGGCGCGCATTCGCTTTTCCGTCACCGCCGCCATGACGGCAGAAGACGTTGATATGGCCGTTGACCGTATCGCTTGGGCAGGAAGGCAGATCGGGTTGATTTCCTAG
- a CDS encoding Uma2 family endonuclease, whose product MQEAINMSPSPSWEHQIVCDNLVSMIKGKSPCQPISNLSVKLEKNGNVMNEFIQPDVAVYCERPEKIIGGYKGRPLIVIEVVSPSTYKIDVTLKKDLYCAYGVEEYWIADPYNKTIRQCTLEHDRYAETIIACGEMFDSVIGTIDTALVFQGV is encoded by the coding sequence ATGCAAGAAGCCATCAATATGTCCCCGTCCCCGTCATGGGAACATCAAATCGTTTGCGACAATCTTGTTTCCATGATCAAAGGAAAAAGCCCATGCCAACCGATTTCCAACTTATCCGTGAAACTCGAAAAGAACGGAAACGTGATGAACGAGTTTATCCAGCCGGATGTCGCTGTCTATTGCGAACGGCCGGAAAAAATCATCGGCGGCTATAAGGGGCGGCCGCTCATTGTCATCGAAGTTGTCAGCCCGTCAACCTACAAAATCGATGTGACGCTGAAAAAAGATTTGTACTGCGCCTACGGAGTGGAAGAATACTGGATCGCCGACCCCTACAACAAAACGATCCGTCAGTGCACACTCGAACATGATCGATACGCCGAAACGATCATCGCCTGTGGCGAAATGTTCGATTCTGTCATCGGAACGATTGACACAGCGCTCGTGTTCCAAGGCGTGTAG
- the glsA gene encoding glutaminase A has translation MNVYNQEELARFVEEAKQYARYGKVADYIPALGKANPSELSIAIYTPDDEVVSAGDVTVKVTLQSISKILALALVLMDHGEDDVFRKVGMEPTGDPFNSIAKLEEVQPAKPLNPMINAGALAVTHMIRGRSVEERLGRLLAFVRRLAGNEQITYSKEVAQSEFETAFLNRSLCYFLKQHGIIDEDVEELMDLYTKQCAIEMTCIDLARIGLVFALDGRDPHSGEPLMPLDVARICKTFMVTCGMYNASGEFAIKIGIPAKSGVSGGILAAVPGRCGIGIFGPALDEKGNSLTGIKLLERLSKTYSLSIFGGGNDSENIYGPVSP, from the coding sequence ATGAATGTGTACAATCAAGAAGAACTGGCCCGCTTTGTCGAAGAAGCGAAGCAGTACGCCCGCTACGGAAAAGTGGCTGACTACATCCCCGCCTTAGGCAAGGCGAACCCAAGTGAGCTGTCGATCGCCATTTACACGCCGGACGACGAAGTGGTAAGCGCCGGCGATGTAACGGTGAAAGTGACGCTGCAAAGCATTTCCAAAATTCTTGCCTTGGCCCTTGTGTTGATGGATCACGGAGAAGATGACGTGTTCCGCAAAGTCGGCATGGAGCCGACAGGAGACCCGTTCAACTCGATCGCCAAGCTCGAGGAAGTGCAGCCGGCCAAACCGCTTAACCCGATGATTAACGCCGGGGCATTGGCGGTGACGCACATGATCCGCGGCCGTTCGGTCGAAGAGCGGCTCGGGCGGCTGTTGGCGTTCGTGCGCCGATTGGCAGGCAACGAACAGATTACGTATTCAAAAGAAGTGGCTCAATCGGAGTTTGAAACCGCGTTTTTAAACCGGTCGCTTTGCTATTTTTTAAAGCAGCACGGCATTATTGATGAAGACGTCGAAGAGTTGATGGACTTGTACACGAAGCAATGCGCCATTGAGATGACATGCATCGATTTGGCGCGCATTGGCTTAGTATTCGCGCTTGACGGGCGCGACCCGCATTCGGGTGAGCCGCTCATGCCGCTTGATGTCGCCCGCATTTGCAAAACGTTCATGGTCACGTGCGGCATGTACAATGCATCCGGGGAGTTTGCGATCAAAATCGGCATCCCCGCTAAAAGCGGCGTCTCGGGCGGCATTCTCGCCGCCGTCCCTGGGCGGTGCGGCATCGGCATTTTCGGCCCGGCGCTCGATGAGAAAGGGAACAGTCTCACCGGGATCAAGCTGCTTGAGCGGCTGTCCAAAACGTATTCATTAAGCATTTTTGGAGGAGGGAATGACAGTGAAAACATTTACGGTCCAGTTTCACCGTGA
- a CDS encoding MaoC/PaaZ C-terminal domain-containing protein: MRFDRPFEGYAVGERYRSRGRTITEADIVQFAGVSGDFYPLHTDREYARQTRFGERIAHGMLTMSAATGLWMMEPGCVLAFYGIDALRFVRPVKIGDTIYVESEVRQLTERGETAGLVTVHQQVVNQHGETVIDAVVHVLVAREGKR, from the coding sequence TTGCGTTTTGACCGACCTTTTGAAGGGTATGCCGTAGGCGAGCGCTATCGGTCGCGTGGGCGGACGATTACCGAGGCCGATATTGTGCAGTTTGCCGGCGTTTCCGGTGATTTTTATCCGCTGCATACGGACCGAGAATATGCGAGGCAGACACGGTTTGGCGAACGGATCGCCCACGGGATGCTGACAATGTCGGCAGCGACTGGGCTATGGATGATGGAGCCGGGATGTGTGCTCGCTTTTTACGGCATCGACGCGCTCCGCTTCGTCCGCCCGGTGAAAATCGGCGATACGATTTACGTTGAATCGGAAGTGAGGCAGTTGACTGAGCGGGGCGAGACAGCGGGGCTTGTCACGGTGCATCAACAAGTCGTCAACCAACACGGTGAGACGGTCATCGATGCGGTTGTGCATGTGCTTGTGGCGCGGGAAGGAAAGAGGTGA